A genomic window from Vigna radiata var. radiata cultivar VC1973A unplaced genomic scaffold, Vradiata_ver6 scaffold_360, whole genome shotgun sequence includes:
- the LOC106779592 gene encoding pentatricopeptide repeat-containing protein At1g01970, with protein sequence MGTYCNNNLVCDLYYPHYSITNRGVLSRRNSSCQNPIYFGFHKHRFGSVLAGIGMEEVVKEVNGENERRFKWIEIGKKVTIEQRQAISELPFRMSNRSKALMRQIICFSAEKGTISDLLESWVRIMNPIRADWLSVLKELRMMEHPVYLEVAKHALQEESFEVNIRDYTKIIHYYGKHNLLEDAENFLTLMKERGFIYDQVILTTMVHMYSKAGHHDRAKEYFEEIRLLGEPLDKRSYGAMIMAYIRAGMPEEGENLLQEMETQEITAGSEVYKALLRAYSLIGNAEGAQRVFDAIQLAGITPNDKMCSLVVNAYAMTGQSQKALIAFENMRKASIKPTDKCIASVLVAYEKEGKINTALEFLLDLEKDGIMVGEEASAVLAKWFRKLGVVEEVELVLRDFATVTR encoded by the exons ATGGGCACCTACTGCAATAATAACCTAGTGTGCGACTTGTATTACCCACACTACTCAATAACCAATCGTGGTGTTCTGTCTAGAAGAAACTCGTCATGCCAAAACCCAATTTATTTTGGTTTCCACAAACACCGTTTTGGTTCAGTACTAGCTGGTATTGGTATGGAGGAAGTTGTTAAAGAAGTGAatggagaaaatgaaagaaggTTTAAGTGGATTGAGATTGGCAAAAAGGTCACAATAGAACAACGACAGGCCATATCTGAACTTCCTTTCAGGATGTCCAATCGAAGCAAAGCCTTGATGAGACAGATTATATGTTTTTCTGCAGAGAAAGGCACCATATCTGATCTTTTGGAATCATGGGTGAGGATTATGAACCCTATCAGAGCAGACTGGCTTTCAGTTCTGAAAGAGTTGAGAATGATGGAACATCCTGTTTACCTTGAG GTTGCAAAACATGCTCTTCAAGAAGAATCATTTGAAGTGAATATTCGTGACTATACCAAGATAATCCATTATTATGGCAAGCACAATCTACTAGAAGATGCTGAAAATTTTCTCACACTCATGAAGGAAAGGGGTTTCATCTATGATCAAGTAATTCTCACTACCATGGTGCACATGTACAGCAAGGCTGGCCATCATGACCGGGCCAAGGAGTATTTTGAAGAGATCAGATTGCTTGGTGAACCTTTGGATAAAAGATCATATGGCGCAATGATCATGGCCTACATCAGAGCTGGAATGCCTGAAGAAGGAGAGAATTTACTTCAAGAAATGGAGACACAAGAAATAACCGCAGGCAGTGAGGTTTATAAGGCACTGCTTCGAGCGTACTCTTTAATTGGCAATGCTGAAGGTGCACAAAGGGTGTTTGATGCAATTCAATTGGCTGGTATCACCCCAAATGATAAGATGTGTAGTTTGGTTGTTAATGCTTATGCAATGACTGGACAAAGTCAAAAGGCTCTAATTGCATTTGAAAATATGAGAAAAGCAAGTATCAAACCCACTGATAAATGCATAGCTTCAGTATTGGTTGCTTATGAGAAGGAAGGCAAAATAAATACAGCATTGGAATTTCTACTAGATTTGGAGAAAGATGGCATCATGGTTGGGGAAGAAGCCTCTGCAGTATTAGCTAAGTGGTTCCGAAAACTAGGGGTGGTGGAAGAGGTGGAGCTTGTTTTAAGAGACTTTGCCACCGTCACCAGATAA
- the LOC106779606 gene encoding probable galacturonosyltransferase 7 isoform X5, which produces MKSGGLGAVPSYGVPAKRRWRGLVIAVLGLVILSMLVPLVFLLGLHNGFHSSGYLYEQKTSPSGEQSSHVKELITKFEPTLPKNPSSDHIEQATNPKTSSTSEDRNSCQITFGSYCLWQQEHRQEMKETLIKKLKDQLFVTRAYYPSIAKLPAKDKLSRQLKQNIQEMEHMLSESTSDADLPPVAESYSKKMENTISRIKSVPVDCNNVDKKLRQLFDLTEDEAKFHMKQSAFLYKLNVLTMPKSLHCLSLKLTVEYFKSPQYEEKANKEKFTDSSLQHYVIFSNNVLAASVVINSTVFHAKESLNQVFHVLTDRENYYAMKLWFLRNQFKEAAVQVLNVEQDSQMENQLPLSLPEEFWVSFRGYDNPSTNQIRTEYLSIFSDSHYLLPDLFSNLKKVVVLDDDVVIQQDLSALWNIDMGDKVNGAEQFCSVKLGQLRSYLGEKGFSHNSCVWMSGLNVIDLGRWRELGLTQTYKKLIKELTMQEGSAEGIAWRASLLAFENRIHPLDKWVVSGLGHNYTIESQSIKTAPVLHYNGNMKPWLDLGIPQYKSYWKKFLNKEDQLLSECNVNS; this is translated from the exons ATGAAGAGCGGTGGTTTGGGCGCGGTTCCGTCGTACGGCGTCCCCGCGAAACGACGGTGGAGAGGGCTCGTGATTGCGGTGCTCGGTCTCGTCATTCTCTCCATGCTCGTTCCTCTCGTCTTCTTGCTTGGTCTCCACAACGGCTTCCACTCTTCCG GATATCTATATGAACAGAAGACTTCTCCTTCA GGAGAACAATCAAGTCATGTGAAAGAATTGATAACAAAGTTTGAACCAACTCTTCCGAAG AATCCTAGCAGTGATCATATTGAACAGGCCACCAACCCAAAAACAAGCTCTACCAGTGAAGACAGAAATTCGTGTCAGATCACCTTTGGTAGTTATTGCCTATGGCAGCAAGAACATAGACAAGAAATGAAAGAGACTCTGATTAAGAAATTGAAAGACCAACTATTTGTGACTAGAGCTTATTATCCTAGCATTGCAAAACTCCCAGCAAAAGATAAATTGTCTCGCCAACTGAAACAGAATATACAAGAGATGGAGCACATGCTTAGTGAATCTACCTCAGATGCTGATCTTCCACCAGT GGCTGAGAGTTATTCAAAGAAGATGGAAAATACAATAAGCAGAATAAAATCAGTCCCTGTGGACTGCAACAATGTGGACAAGAAATTGAGACAACTATTTGATTTGACCGAGGATGAAGCCAAGTTCCACATGAAACAGAGTGCATTCTTGTATAAACTTAATGTGCTGACAATGCCGAAGAGTCTTCACTGCCTGTCACTGAAACTAACTGTAGAATATTTCAAATCCCCACAATACGAAGAAAAGGCTAACAAAGAGAAGTTTACTGATTCTTCCTTGCAGCATTATgttattttctctaataatgTGCTTGCAGCTTCAGTAGTAATCAACTCCACTGTATTTCATGCAAAA GAAAGTTTGAATCAGGTTTTTCATGTGTTGACTGATAGAGAAAACTATTATGCAATGAAGCTCTGGTTCTTGAGGAACCAGTTTAAAGAAGCTGCTGTTCAAGTGCTGAATGTTGAGCAGGACAGCCAAATGGAAAATCAATTGCCTCTATCCTTGCCTGAGGAGTTCTGGGTTTCATTTCGTGGTTATGATAATCCATCCACGAACCAGATTAGAACGGAATACCTTTCAATTTTTTCTGATTCACACTATTTACTTCCTGATTTATTCAGCAATTTGAAGAAAGTTGTGGTTCTGGATGATGATGTTGTTATCCAGCAAGACTTGTCTGCTTTGTGGAACATAGACATGGGAGATAAAGTTAATGGTGCAGAGCAGTTCTGCTCAGTAAAGCTGGGTCAACTGAGAAGTTATCTGGGCGAGAAAGGTTTCAGCCACAATTCCTGTGTATGGATGTCGGGGTTGAACGTAATTGACCTGGGGAGGTGGAGAGAACTTGGTCTGACTCAAACTTACAAAAAGTTGATAAAAGAG TTGACCATGCAAGAAGGATCTGCTGAAGGTATTGCATGGCGGGCAAGCTTGCTCGCCTTTGAGAATAGAATACATCCACTGGATAAGTGGGTTGTGTCTGGACTGGGTCATAATTATACCATTGAGTCTCAGTCCATTAAGACAGCTCCGGTGCTACACTATAATGGGAATATGAAACCTTGGCTTGATCTGGGAATTCCACAGTATAAGAGCTATTGGAAGAAGTTTCTAAACAAAGAGGATCAGCTTTTAAGTGAATGCAATGTAAATTCATAA
- the LOC106779606 gene encoding probable galacturonosyltransferase 7 isoform X2, with product MKSGGLGAVPSYGVPAKRRWRGLVIAVLGLVILSMLVPLVFLLGLHNGFHSSGYLYEQKTSPSNQKSLESYDRHDVGHNESEGEQSSHVKELITKFEPTLPKDVLEQYAHKGKNNTIDKTASDNKQRGGSTDSIDKTASDDKQRVGSTKNIDDKQRVASANTIDKTASDGSKVPPKDVLQSPPTSNNPSSDHIEQATNPKTSSTSEDRNSCQITFGSYCLWQQEHRQEMKETLIKKLKDQLFVTRAYYPSIAKLPAKDKLSRQLKQNIQEMEHMLSESTSDADLPPVAESYSKKMENTISRIKSVPVDCNNVDKKLRQLFDLTEDEAKFHMKQSAFLYKLNVLTMPKSLHCLSLKLTVEYFKSPQYEEKANKEKFTDSSLQHYVIFSNNVLAASVVINSTVFHAKESLNQVFHVLTDRENYYAMKLWFLRNQFKEAAVQVLNVEQDSQMENQLPLSLPEEFWVSFRGYDNPSTNQIRTEYLSIFSDSHYLLPDLFSNLKKVVVLDDDVVIQQDLSALWNIDMGDKVNGAEQFCSVKLGQLRSYLGEKGFSHNSCVWMSGLNVIDLGRWRELGLTQTYKKLIKELTMQEGSAEGIAWRASLLAFENRIHPLDKWVVSGLGHNYTIESQSIKTAPVLHYNGNMKPWLDLGIPQYKSYWKKFLNKEDQLLSECNVNS from the exons ATGAAGAGCGGTGGTTTGGGCGCGGTTCCGTCGTACGGCGTCCCCGCGAAACGACGGTGGAGAGGGCTCGTGATTGCGGTGCTCGGTCTCGTCATTCTCTCCATGCTCGTTCCTCTCGTCTTCTTGCTTGGTCTCCACAACGGCTTCCACTCTTCCG GATATCTATATGAACAGAAGACTTCTCCTTCA aatcAGAAAAGTCTTGAAAGTTATGATAGACATGATGTTGGTCATAATGAGTCTGAG GGAGAACAATCAAGTCATGTGAAAGAATTGATAACAAAGTTTGAACCAACTCTTCCGAAG GATGTCCTCGAGCAATATGCTCACAAAGGCAAGAATAACACCATAGATAAAACTGCCAGTGATAATAAACAAAGAGGTGGTTCTACTGACAGCATTGATAAGACTGCCAGTGATGATAAACAAAGAGTTGGTTCTACTAAGAACATTGATGATAAACAAAGAGTTGCTTCTGCTAACACCATTGATAAGACTGCCAGTGATG GTTCTAAGGTGCCACCTAAAGATGTTCTGCAATCACCTCCAACTTCAAAT AATCCTAGCAGTGATCATATTGAACAGGCCACCAACCCAAAAACAAGCTCTACCAGTGAAGACAGAAATTCGTGTCAGATCACCTTTGGTAGTTATTGCCTATGGCAGCAAGAACATAGACAAGAAATGAAAGAGACTCTGATTAAGAAATTGAAAGACCAACTATTTGTGACTAGAGCTTATTATCCTAGCATTGCAAAACTCCCAGCAAAAGATAAATTGTCTCGCCAACTGAAACAGAATATACAAGAGATGGAGCACATGCTTAGTGAATCTACCTCAGATGCTGATCTTCCACCAGT GGCTGAGAGTTATTCAAAGAAGATGGAAAATACAATAAGCAGAATAAAATCAGTCCCTGTGGACTGCAACAATGTGGACAAGAAATTGAGACAACTATTTGATTTGACCGAGGATGAAGCCAAGTTCCACATGAAACAGAGTGCATTCTTGTATAAACTTAATGTGCTGACAATGCCGAAGAGTCTTCACTGCCTGTCACTGAAACTAACTGTAGAATATTTCAAATCCCCACAATACGAAGAAAAGGCTAACAAAGAGAAGTTTACTGATTCTTCCTTGCAGCATTATgttattttctctaataatgTGCTTGCAGCTTCAGTAGTAATCAACTCCACTGTATTTCATGCAAAA GAAAGTTTGAATCAGGTTTTTCATGTGTTGACTGATAGAGAAAACTATTATGCAATGAAGCTCTGGTTCTTGAGGAACCAGTTTAAAGAAGCTGCTGTTCAAGTGCTGAATGTTGAGCAGGACAGCCAAATGGAAAATCAATTGCCTCTATCCTTGCCTGAGGAGTTCTGGGTTTCATTTCGTGGTTATGATAATCCATCCACGAACCAGATTAGAACGGAATACCTTTCAATTTTTTCTGATTCACACTATTTACTTCCTGATTTATTCAGCAATTTGAAGAAAGTTGTGGTTCTGGATGATGATGTTGTTATCCAGCAAGACTTGTCTGCTTTGTGGAACATAGACATGGGAGATAAAGTTAATGGTGCAGAGCAGTTCTGCTCAGTAAAGCTGGGTCAACTGAGAAGTTATCTGGGCGAGAAAGGTTTCAGCCACAATTCCTGTGTATGGATGTCGGGGTTGAACGTAATTGACCTGGGGAGGTGGAGAGAACTTGGTCTGACTCAAACTTACAAAAAGTTGATAAAAGAG TTGACCATGCAAGAAGGATCTGCTGAAGGTATTGCATGGCGGGCAAGCTTGCTCGCCTTTGAGAATAGAATACATCCACTGGATAAGTGGGTTGTGTCTGGACTGGGTCATAATTATACCATTGAGTCTCAGTCCATTAAGACAGCTCCGGTGCTACACTATAATGGGAATATGAAACCTTGGCTTGATCTGGGAATTCCACAGTATAAGAGCTATTGGAAGAAGTTTCTAAACAAAGAGGATCAGCTTTTAAGTGAATGCAATGTAAATTCATAA
- the LOC106779606 gene encoding probable galacturonosyltransferase 7 isoform X4 produces MKSGGLGAVPSYGVPAKRRWRGLVIAVLGLVILSMLVPLVFLLGLHNGFHSSGYLYEQKTSPSNQKSLESYDRHDVGHNESEGEQSSHVKELITKFEPTLPKNPSSDHIEQATNPKTSSTSEDRNSCQITFGSYCLWQQEHRQEMKETLIKKLKDQLFVTRAYYPSIAKLPAKDKLSRQLKQNIQEMEHMLSESTSDADLPPVAESYSKKMENTISRIKSVPVDCNNVDKKLRQLFDLTEDEAKFHMKQSAFLYKLNVLTMPKSLHCLSLKLTVEYFKSPQYEEKANKEKFTDSSLQHYVIFSNNVLAASVVINSTVFHAKESLNQVFHVLTDRENYYAMKLWFLRNQFKEAAVQVLNVEQDSQMENQLPLSLPEEFWVSFRGYDNPSTNQIRTEYLSIFSDSHYLLPDLFSNLKKVVVLDDDVVIQQDLSALWNIDMGDKVNGAEQFCSVKLGQLRSYLGEKGFSHNSCVWMSGLNVIDLGRWRELGLTQTYKKLIKELTMQEGSAEGIAWRASLLAFENRIHPLDKWVVSGLGHNYTIESQSIKTAPVLHYNGNMKPWLDLGIPQYKSYWKKFLNKEDQLLSECNVNS; encoded by the exons ATGAAGAGCGGTGGTTTGGGCGCGGTTCCGTCGTACGGCGTCCCCGCGAAACGACGGTGGAGAGGGCTCGTGATTGCGGTGCTCGGTCTCGTCATTCTCTCCATGCTCGTTCCTCTCGTCTTCTTGCTTGGTCTCCACAACGGCTTCCACTCTTCCG GATATCTATATGAACAGAAGACTTCTCCTTCA aatcAGAAAAGTCTTGAAAGTTATGATAGACATGATGTTGGTCATAATGAGTCTGAG GGAGAACAATCAAGTCATGTGAAAGAATTGATAACAAAGTTTGAACCAACTCTTCCGAAG AATCCTAGCAGTGATCATATTGAACAGGCCACCAACCCAAAAACAAGCTCTACCAGTGAAGACAGAAATTCGTGTCAGATCACCTTTGGTAGTTATTGCCTATGGCAGCAAGAACATAGACAAGAAATGAAAGAGACTCTGATTAAGAAATTGAAAGACCAACTATTTGTGACTAGAGCTTATTATCCTAGCATTGCAAAACTCCCAGCAAAAGATAAATTGTCTCGCCAACTGAAACAGAATATACAAGAGATGGAGCACATGCTTAGTGAATCTACCTCAGATGCTGATCTTCCACCAGT GGCTGAGAGTTATTCAAAGAAGATGGAAAATACAATAAGCAGAATAAAATCAGTCCCTGTGGACTGCAACAATGTGGACAAGAAATTGAGACAACTATTTGATTTGACCGAGGATGAAGCCAAGTTCCACATGAAACAGAGTGCATTCTTGTATAAACTTAATGTGCTGACAATGCCGAAGAGTCTTCACTGCCTGTCACTGAAACTAACTGTAGAATATTTCAAATCCCCACAATACGAAGAAAAGGCTAACAAAGAGAAGTTTACTGATTCTTCCTTGCAGCATTATgttattttctctaataatgTGCTTGCAGCTTCAGTAGTAATCAACTCCACTGTATTTCATGCAAAA GAAAGTTTGAATCAGGTTTTTCATGTGTTGACTGATAGAGAAAACTATTATGCAATGAAGCTCTGGTTCTTGAGGAACCAGTTTAAAGAAGCTGCTGTTCAAGTGCTGAATGTTGAGCAGGACAGCCAAATGGAAAATCAATTGCCTCTATCCTTGCCTGAGGAGTTCTGGGTTTCATTTCGTGGTTATGATAATCCATCCACGAACCAGATTAGAACGGAATACCTTTCAATTTTTTCTGATTCACACTATTTACTTCCTGATTTATTCAGCAATTTGAAGAAAGTTGTGGTTCTGGATGATGATGTTGTTATCCAGCAAGACTTGTCTGCTTTGTGGAACATAGACATGGGAGATAAAGTTAATGGTGCAGAGCAGTTCTGCTCAGTAAAGCTGGGTCAACTGAGAAGTTATCTGGGCGAGAAAGGTTTCAGCCACAATTCCTGTGTATGGATGTCGGGGTTGAACGTAATTGACCTGGGGAGGTGGAGAGAACTTGGTCTGACTCAAACTTACAAAAAGTTGATAAAAGAG TTGACCATGCAAGAAGGATCTGCTGAAGGTATTGCATGGCGGGCAAGCTTGCTCGCCTTTGAGAATAGAATACATCCACTGGATAAGTGGGTTGTGTCTGGACTGGGTCATAATTATACCATTGAGTCTCAGTCCATTAAGACAGCTCCGGTGCTACACTATAATGGGAATATGAAACCTTGGCTTGATCTGGGAATTCCACAGTATAAGAGCTATTGGAAGAAGTTTCTAAACAAAGAGGATCAGCTTTTAAGTGAATGCAATGTAAATTCATAA
- the LOC106779606 gene encoding probable galacturonosyltransferase 7 isoform X1 — protein MKSGGLGAVPSYGVPAKRRWRGLVIAVLGLVILSMLVPLVFLLGLHNGFHSSGYLYEQKTSPSNQKSLESYDRHDVGHNESEGEQSSHVKELITKFEPTLPKDVLEQYAHKGKNNTIDKTASDNKQRGGSTDSIDKTASDDKQRVGSTKNIDDKQRVASANTIDKTASDGKQRGSKVPPKDVLQSPPTSNNPSSDHIEQATNPKTSSTSEDRNSCQITFGSYCLWQQEHRQEMKETLIKKLKDQLFVTRAYYPSIAKLPAKDKLSRQLKQNIQEMEHMLSESTSDADLPPVAESYSKKMENTISRIKSVPVDCNNVDKKLRQLFDLTEDEAKFHMKQSAFLYKLNVLTMPKSLHCLSLKLTVEYFKSPQYEEKANKEKFTDSSLQHYVIFSNNVLAASVVINSTVFHAKESLNQVFHVLTDRENYYAMKLWFLRNQFKEAAVQVLNVEQDSQMENQLPLSLPEEFWVSFRGYDNPSTNQIRTEYLSIFSDSHYLLPDLFSNLKKVVVLDDDVVIQQDLSALWNIDMGDKVNGAEQFCSVKLGQLRSYLGEKGFSHNSCVWMSGLNVIDLGRWRELGLTQTYKKLIKELTMQEGSAEGIAWRASLLAFENRIHPLDKWVVSGLGHNYTIESQSIKTAPVLHYNGNMKPWLDLGIPQYKSYWKKFLNKEDQLLSECNVNS, from the exons ATGAAGAGCGGTGGTTTGGGCGCGGTTCCGTCGTACGGCGTCCCCGCGAAACGACGGTGGAGAGGGCTCGTGATTGCGGTGCTCGGTCTCGTCATTCTCTCCATGCTCGTTCCTCTCGTCTTCTTGCTTGGTCTCCACAACGGCTTCCACTCTTCCG GATATCTATATGAACAGAAGACTTCTCCTTCA aatcAGAAAAGTCTTGAAAGTTATGATAGACATGATGTTGGTCATAATGAGTCTGAG GGAGAACAATCAAGTCATGTGAAAGAATTGATAACAAAGTTTGAACCAACTCTTCCGAAG GATGTCCTCGAGCAATATGCTCACAAAGGCAAGAATAACACCATAGATAAAACTGCCAGTGATAATAAACAAAGAGGTGGTTCTACTGACAGCATTGATAAGACTGCCAGTGATGATAAACAAAGAGTTGGTTCTACTAAGAACATTGATGATAAACAAAGAGTTGCTTCTGCTAACACCATTGATAAGACTGCCAGTGATGGTAAACAAAGAG GTTCTAAGGTGCCACCTAAAGATGTTCTGCAATCACCTCCAACTTCAAAT AATCCTAGCAGTGATCATATTGAACAGGCCACCAACCCAAAAACAAGCTCTACCAGTGAAGACAGAAATTCGTGTCAGATCACCTTTGGTAGTTATTGCCTATGGCAGCAAGAACATAGACAAGAAATGAAAGAGACTCTGATTAAGAAATTGAAAGACCAACTATTTGTGACTAGAGCTTATTATCCTAGCATTGCAAAACTCCCAGCAAAAGATAAATTGTCTCGCCAACTGAAACAGAATATACAAGAGATGGAGCACATGCTTAGTGAATCTACCTCAGATGCTGATCTTCCACCAGT GGCTGAGAGTTATTCAAAGAAGATGGAAAATACAATAAGCAGAATAAAATCAGTCCCTGTGGACTGCAACAATGTGGACAAGAAATTGAGACAACTATTTGATTTGACCGAGGATGAAGCCAAGTTCCACATGAAACAGAGTGCATTCTTGTATAAACTTAATGTGCTGACAATGCCGAAGAGTCTTCACTGCCTGTCACTGAAACTAACTGTAGAATATTTCAAATCCCCACAATACGAAGAAAAGGCTAACAAAGAGAAGTTTACTGATTCTTCCTTGCAGCATTATgttattttctctaataatgTGCTTGCAGCTTCAGTAGTAATCAACTCCACTGTATTTCATGCAAAA GAAAGTTTGAATCAGGTTTTTCATGTGTTGACTGATAGAGAAAACTATTATGCAATGAAGCTCTGGTTCTTGAGGAACCAGTTTAAAGAAGCTGCTGTTCAAGTGCTGAATGTTGAGCAGGACAGCCAAATGGAAAATCAATTGCCTCTATCCTTGCCTGAGGAGTTCTGGGTTTCATTTCGTGGTTATGATAATCCATCCACGAACCAGATTAGAACGGAATACCTTTCAATTTTTTCTGATTCACACTATTTACTTCCTGATTTATTCAGCAATTTGAAGAAAGTTGTGGTTCTGGATGATGATGTTGTTATCCAGCAAGACTTGTCTGCTTTGTGGAACATAGACATGGGAGATAAAGTTAATGGTGCAGAGCAGTTCTGCTCAGTAAAGCTGGGTCAACTGAGAAGTTATCTGGGCGAGAAAGGTTTCAGCCACAATTCCTGTGTATGGATGTCGGGGTTGAACGTAATTGACCTGGGGAGGTGGAGAGAACTTGGTCTGACTCAAACTTACAAAAAGTTGATAAAAGAG TTGACCATGCAAGAAGGATCTGCTGAAGGTATTGCATGGCGGGCAAGCTTGCTCGCCTTTGAGAATAGAATACATCCACTGGATAAGTGGGTTGTGTCTGGACTGGGTCATAATTATACCATTGAGTCTCAGTCCATTAAGACAGCTCCGGTGCTACACTATAATGGGAATATGAAACCTTGGCTTGATCTGGGAATTCCACAGTATAAGAGCTATTGGAAGAAGTTTCTAAACAAAGAGGATCAGCTTTTAAGTGAATGCAATGTAAATTCATAA
- the LOC106779606 gene encoding probable galacturonosyltransferase 7 isoform X3, with product MKSGGLGAVPSYGVPAKRRWRGLVIAVLGLVILSMLVPLVFLLGLHNGFHSSGYLYEQKTSPSGEQSSHVKELITKFEPTLPKDVLEQYAHKGKNNTIDKTASDNKQRGGSTDSIDKTASDDKQRVGSTKNIDDKQRVASANTIDKTASDGKQRGSKVPPKDVLQSPPTSNNPSSDHIEQATNPKTSSTSEDRNSCQITFGSYCLWQQEHRQEMKETLIKKLKDQLFVTRAYYPSIAKLPAKDKLSRQLKQNIQEMEHMLSESTSDADLPPVAESYSKKMENTISRIKSVPVDCNNVDKKLRQLFDLTEDEAKFHMKQSAFLYKLNVLTMPKSLHCLSLKLTVEYFKSPQYEEKANKEKFTDSSLQHYVIFSNNVLAASVVINSTVFHAKESLNQVFHVLTDRENYYAMKLWFLRNQFKEAAVQVLNVEQDSQMENQLPLSLPEEFWVSFRGYDNPSTNQIRTEYLSIFSDSHYLLPDLFSNLKKVVVLDDDVVIQQDLSALWNIDMGDKVNGAEQFCSVKLGQLRSYLGEKGFSHNSCVWMSGLNVIDLGRWRELGLTQTYKKLIKELTMQEGSAEGIAWRASLLAFENRIHPLDKWVVSGLGHNYTIESQSIKTAPVLHYNGNMKPWLDLGIPQYKSYWKKFLNKEDQLLSECNVNS from the exons ATGAAGAGCGGTGGTTTGGGCGCGGTTCCGTCGTACGGCGTCCCCGCGAAACGACGGTGGAGAGGGCTCGTGATTGCGGTGCTCGGTCTCGTCATTCTCTCCATGCTCGTTCCTCTCGTCTTCTTGCTTGGTCTCCACAACGGCTTCCACTCTTCCG GATATCTATATGAACAGAAGACTTCTCCTTCA GGAGAACAATCAAGTCATGTGAAAGAATTGATAACAAAGTTTGAACCAACTCTTCCGAAG GATGTCCTCGAGCAATATGCTCACAAAGGCAAGAATAACACCATAGATAAAACTGCCAGTGATAATAAACAAAGAGGTGGTTCTACTGACAGCATTGATAAGACTGCCAGTGATGATAAACAAAGAGTTGGTTCTACTAAGAACATTGATGATAAACAAAGAGTTGCTTCTGCTAACACCATTGATAAGACTGCCAGTGATGGTAAACAAAGAG GTTCTAAGGTGCCACCTAAAGATGTTCTGCAATCACCTCCAACTTCAAAT AATCCTAGCAGTGATCATATTGAACAGGCCACCAACCCAAAAACAAGCTCTACCAGTGAAGACAGAAATTCGTGTCAGATCACCTTTGGTAGTTATTGCCTATGGCAGCAAGAACATAGACAAGAAATGAAAGAGACTCTGATTAAGAAATTGAAAGACCAACTATTTGTGACTAGAGCTTATTATCCTAGCATTGCAAAACTCCCAGCAAAAGATAAATTGTCTCGCCAACTGAAACAGAATATACAAGAGATGGAGCACATGCTTAGTGAATCTACCTCAGATGCTGATCTTCCACCAGT GGCTGAGAGTTATTCAAAGAAGATGGAAAATACAATAAGCAGAATAAAATCAGTCCCTGTGGACTGCAACAATGTGGACAAGAAATTGAGACAACTATTTGATTTGACCGAGGATGAAGCCAAGTTCCACATGAAACAGAGTGCATTCTTGTATAAACTTAATGTGCTGACAATGCCGAAGAGTCTTCACTGCCTGTCACTGAAACTAACTGTAGAATATTTCAAATCCCCACAATACGAAGAAAAGGCTAACAAAGAGAAGTTTACTGATTCTTCCTTGCAGCATTATgttattttctctaataatgTGCTTGCAGCTTCAGTAGTAATCAACTCCACTGTATTTCATGCAAAA GAAAGTTTGAATCAGGTTTTTCATGTGTTGACTGATAGAGAAAACTATTATGCAATGAAGCTCTGGTTCTTGAGGAACCAGTTTAAAGAAGCTGCTGTTCAAGTGCTGAATGTTGAGCAGGACAGCCAAATGGAAAATCAATTGCCTCTATCCTTGCCTGAGGAGTTCTGGGTTTCATTTCGTGGTTATGATAATCCATCCACGAACCAGATTAGAACGGAATACCTTTCAATTTTTTCTGATTCACACTATTTACTTCCTGATTTATTCAGCAATTTGAAGAAAGTTGTGGTTCTGGATGATGATGTTGTTATCCAGCAAGACTTGTCTGCTTTGTGGAACATAGACATGGGAGATAAAGTTAATGGTGCAGAGCAGTTCTGCTCAGTAAAGCTGGGTCAACTGAGAAGTTATCTGGGCGAGAAAGGTTTCAGCCACAATTCCTGTGTATGGATGTCGGGGTTGAACGTAATTGACCTGGGGAGGTGGAGAGAACTTGGTCTGACTCAAACTTACAAAAAGTTGATAAAAGAG TTGACCATGCAAGAAGGATCTGCTGAAGGTATTGCATGGCGGGCAAGCTTGCTCGCCTTTGAGAATAGAATACATCCACTGGATAAGTGGGTTGTGTCTGGACTGGGTCATAATTATACCATTGAGTCTCAGTCCATTAAGACAGCTCCGGTGCTACACTATAATGGGAATATGAAACCTTGGCTTGATCTGGGAATTCCACAGTATAAGAGCTATTGGAAGAAGTTTCTAAACAAAGAGGATCAGCTTTTAAGTGAATGCAATGTAAATTCATAA